The Gemmatimonadota bacterium genome includes the window GCCGCACGCGACGACGCGGTGGTGGCAATGCGTGAGTCGGTCCGTGCCGCGCTGGGGCGCGAGGACGTCAGGTGACGCCGTCGTGAATAGGGTCCATCCCCTAGTCATCACGAGCGCATGATGGCCACCGCGCGGCGCCAGCTCGCTCGCCTCGTTCTCCTCGACCGCTCGCTCGAATTACTTCCACTGTTTCGACTGAGCGATTCCGCCGAGGACGGCGCCATCGACTTTACCACATCCTCGGGCGCTCGGTGGCGCGTACTTCCAGCGCCGGGCGAGCGCCTGCCGGGAACGTTCGATCAGGATGTGTATGTCGAACTCCTGCGTCGGTATCAAGAAGCCGGAGCCCCGTCGGACGGCGCCGTGAGTTTTACCCTGCACGCCTTCCTCCGCTCGATGGGCCGCCGCGTGGATGGCCGCACGTATGAACAGCTACGCGCGGCCCTCACGCGGCTTCACCGCACCACGCTCGAGAGTGACGGCGCGTACGACGACGCCGTGAGCGGCACCAAGTTGCAGTCGCAGTTCACGGTGCTCTCCACCGTACAGATTGACCGCCGCCGACAGACGGATCGCGATCAGCTCGCGCTTTTCTCGACACTCACTAATAACGAGCCCGGCGACGCACGCGTGGTGATTGCCTCGGTGTTGCGCGCCAACATCTCGGCAGGTCACACCACGACACTCATCGCACCACGCTATTTCGCACTGAACTCACCGGTCGCACGCCGCATCTATCGGCTACTTGAGGGCGTCCGTGTGACGGTCGGCAATTCCTGGGACGTGGACCTGGACGAACTTGCGAATCAGGTACCGTTGATTCAACGGTTTCCGTCGCATCTCCAGCGCGTCCTACAACCGGCACACGAGATGCTCGTGGCAGCGGGATTGCTTCGCGAAGCACAGTTTGTACAGGAAGGGCGCGCCTGGAGGGTAAATTATCAACTCGGCGCGAAGGCGAGTTAAACGGCTAGGTCGTTGCGGCGTAGAGAGTTATCACGTTTTCCGCCGAAATTTCACAACTATACTGTCTCGGAACGTTCCTTTGCGTGGAGCGTAGAGACAGGGTATTCTCCTGTTCCCTTATAGAGTCGGTCGGTTATTCCTATGACGTCCCCCTCCCGCAAAGCGGCGCTTCTCTGCCTCCTTCTCGTCCCTCTCGTGGGGGGCGCTTTTGCCATCCAGGAGCGGACGGCTCAGTCGGGCGAGCGCCTGTTTAGTCAGGTGCTCTCGCTGATCAACGACAAGTTCGTTGACTCGATCGAAGTGGGGTCGCTGTACGAAAAAGCAGCCCGCGGTCTTGTCGCCGAATTGAAGGATCCGTACGCCGAACTGTATTCGCCCAAGCAGCTTGAGGCCTTCAACCAGACGACC containing:
- a CDS encoding replication initiator protein A, producing the protein MMATARRQLARLVLLDRSLELLPLFRLSDSAEDGAIDFTTSSGARWRVLPAPGERLPGTFDQDVYVELLRRYQEAGAPSDGAVSFTLHAFLRSMGRRVDGRTYEQLRAALTRLHRTTLESDGAYDDAVSGTKLQSQFTVLSTVQIDRRRQTDRDQLALFSTLTNNEPGDARVVIASVLRANISAGHTTTLIAPRYFALNSPVARRIYRLLEGVRVTVGNSWDVDLDELANQVPLIQRFPSHLQRVLQPAHEMLVAAGLLREAQFVQEGRAWRVNYQLGAKAS